A single Phragmites australis chromosome 4, lpPhrAust1.1, whole genome shotgun sequence DNA region contains:
- the LOC133915112 gene encoding mitotic-spindle organizing protein 1A-like: METEAAAARQAKESLELAFQMSQILDTGLDRHTLSLLMALCDRGANPEALAALVRELSSAAPPTAAAAPAPVNNGTAVPTPTTASLFPSGLRHP; encoded by the coding sequence atggaaacggaggcggcggcggcgaggcaggCGAAAGAGTCGCTGGAGCTGGCGTTCCAGATGTCCCAGATCCTCGACACCGGCCTCGACCGCCACACCCTGTCGCTGCTCATGGCCCTCTGCGACCGAGGCGCCAACCCCGAGGCCCTCGCCGCTCTCGTCCGCGAGCTCTCGTCCGCTGCTCCCCCTACCGCCGCCGCGGCACCCGCGCCCGTGAACAACGGCACCGCGGTACCGACCCCGACAACTGCGTCGCTGTTCCCCTCCGGCTTGCGCCATCCCTAG
- the LOC133915108 gene encoding dolichol-phosphate mannosyltransferase subunit 1-like isoform X1 has product MEAVAGGKRAYSIIVPTYNERLNVALIVYLIFKHLPDVSFEIIIVDDGSPDGTQDIVKQLQQVYGEDRVLLRARPRKLGLGTAYLHGLKHASGEFVVIMDADLSHHPKYLPSFIRKQKETGADIVTGTRYVKNGGVHGWNLMRKLTSRGANVLAQTLLQPGASDLTGSFRLYKRDVLVDLISSCVSKGYVFQMEMIVRATRKGYHIEEVPITFVDRVFGVSKLGGSEIVEYLKGLVYLLLTT; this is encoded by the exons ATGGAGGCGGTGGCGGGCGGCAAACGCGCGTACAGCATCATCGTGCCCACCTACAACGAGCGCCTCAACGTCGCCCTCATCGTCTACCTCATCTTCAAGCACCTTCC GGATGTCAGCTTTGAGATCATTATTGTGGATGATGGTAGCCCAGATGGAACTCAAGACATTGTAAAACAATTGCAGCAAGTATATGGTGAAGATCGTGTT CTACTGCGAGCTAGGCCGAGGAAGCTAGGACTTG GTACCGCGTATTTACATGGGTTAAAGCATGCCTCCGGGgaatttgttgtcatcatggatGCGGACCTATCTCACCAT CCAAAGTACTTGCCAAGCTTCATTAG GAAGCAAAAGGAAACGGGCGCTGACATTGTAACTGGCACACGTTATGTTAAGAACGGTGGTGTCCATGGTTGGAATCTCATGCGCAAGCTGACTAGCAGGGGAGCAAATGTTCTTGCACAGACATTACTACAGCCTGGAGCTTCCGATTTGACTGGATCATTCAG GTTATATAAGCGAGATGTCCTGGTAGATTTAATTTCTTCATGTGTCAGCAAGGGCTATGTGTTCCAGATGGAGATGATTGTAAGGGCTACTAGGAAAGGCTATCACATTGAAGAG GTTCCAATAACTTTTGTCGACAGAGTCTTTGGGGTTTCAAAACTTGGTGGGTCTGAGATAGTTGAATATTTGAAAGGCCTCGTCTATCTGTTGCTCACGACTTAA
- the LOC133915110 gene encoding pentatricopeptide repeat-containing protein At1g74850, chloroplastic-like: MALVSTATVASSSYHCDLLLFPTTRRSWHGPRNRAGAGARLAVVARAGATARREEVVPAAEGGRNSYEVESLIDRLSNLPPRGSIARCLETARHRLTLQDFAAVYREFSRRGDWQRSLRLFKYMQRQSWCRPDEHIHAIVVGVLGRQGPALLEKCLEVFEDLPAESRTALSYTSLIAAYARNALHEDARALLDQMKAAGVAPTAATYNTVLAACARATDPPVPFDMLLGLFAEMRHDVSPAVRPDLTTYNTLLAAATVRSLADQSEMLLRTMLEAGVSPDTVSYGHIVDAFASARNLSHVAKLFSEMAATGHTPDASAYLGLMEAHTRVDATAEAVAVLRQMQADGCTPTAATYRVLLDLYGRQGRFDGVRELFREMRMAVPPDTATYNVLFRVFKDGGFFKEVVELFQDMLRTGVEPDMGTCEGVMAACGRGGLHEDAREVLEYMTREGMVPTAEAYTGLVEALGHAAMYEEAYVAFNMMTEIGSLPTIETYNALANAYAKGGLFQEAEAIFSRMSNNAGIQKNKDSFDALIEAYCQGAQLDCAVKAYMEMRKSRFNPDERSLEGVLNAYCIAGVIDESKEQFEELQSSVTEPSIIAYCMMLSLYARNDRWTDAYDLLEEMKTNRTSNTHRVIASLIKGEYDDSSNWQMVEYALENSTLEGCHYSLRFFNALLDVLWWFGQKARAARVLDQAVKCGLFPELFRDTKLVWSVDVHRMSVGGALVAVSVWLNKLYDRLKGGEDLPPLASVVVLRGEMEKSTITRGLPIAKVLYSFLNDTLSASFHYPKWNKGRIICLKSQLKKLQSATDSSNGCAIVGFVPMTNLQLPSPGSKIYTRESQSDNGTAHLPDEPLVEEKESELLAL; encoded by the exons ATGGCGCTCGTGTCCACGGCTACCGTCGCGTCGTCGTCCTACCACTGCGATCTCCTCCTCTTCCCGACGACCAGGAGGAGCTGGCACGGGCCGAGGAACCGCGCGGGCGCGGGAGCGAGGCTCGCGGTGGTGGCGCGGGCGGGCGCCACCGCGAGAAGGGAGGAGGTGGTCCCCGCGGCGGAGGGGGGCAGAAACTCGTACGAGGTGGAGTCTCTGATCGACCGGCTGAGCAACCTGCCGCCGCGGGGCTCCATCGCGCGCTGCCTCGAGACGGCGCGGCACCGGCTCACCCTGCAGGACTTCGCGGCCGTGTACCGCGAGTTCTCCCGGCGGGGCGACTGGCAGCGCTCCCTCCGGCTCTTCAAGTACATGCAGCGCCAGTCGTGGTGCCGCCCCGACGAGCACATCCACGCCATCGTCGTCGGCGTGCTCGGCCGCCAGGGCCCCGCGCTGCTCGAGAAATGTCTCGAGGTCTTCGAAGACCTCCCCGCCGAGTCGCGCACCGCGCTCTCCTACACCTCCCTCATCGCCGCCTACGCGCGCAACGCGCTGCACGAGGACGCCCGCGCCCTGCTCGACCAGATGAAGGCCGCGGGGGTCGCGCCCACCGCCGCCACCTACAACACCGTCCTCGCCGCCTGCGCCCGCGCCACCGATCCTCCCGTCCCCTTCGACATGCTCCTCGGCCTCTTCGCTGAGATGCGGCACGACGTGTCACCCGCCGTGCGCCCGGACCTCACCACCTACAACACCCTCCTCGCCGCTGCCACCGTGCGCTCCCTCGCTGATCAATCTGAAATGCTGCTGCGCACCATGCTTGAGGCTGGCGTCTCCCCGGATACTGTGTCTTATGGTCACATTGTGGATGCCTTTGCCAGCGCCCGTAACCTCTCTCACGTAGCCAAGCTGTTCTCCGAGATGGCAGCCACGGGGCACACACCCGATGCCTCCGCGTATCTGGGGCTCATGGAGGCACATACCCGTGTCGACGCAACAGCTGAAGCGGTGGCCGTGCTGCGGCAGATGCAGGCTGATGGCTGCACGCCGACGGCCGCCACATACCGTGTCCTGCTCGATCTCTACGGGAGACAGGGGCGGTTTGACGGTGTGCGTGAGCTCTTCCGCGAGATGAGAATGGCTGTACCACCAGACACGGCCACATATAATGTGCTCTTCCGTGTATTCAAGGATGGTGGCTTCTTCAAGGAGGTGGTAGAGCTCTTCCAGGATATGCTTCGCACTGGGGTAGAGCCTGATATGGGGACCTGCGAAGGTGTCATGGCTGCATGCGGTCGCGGTGGGCTCCATGAGGATGCAAGAGAAGTTCTTGAATATATGACCAGAGAAGGAATGGTGCCTACTGCAGAGGCCTACACTGGCCTGGTTGAAGCTCTTGGCCATGCGGCTATGTATGAG GAAGCCTACGTTGCTTTCAACATGATGACTGAAATTGGTAGCTTACCAACTATAGAGACCTACAATGCTCTTGCAAATGCGTATGCCAAGGGTGGGCTCTTCCAGGAGGCTGAGGCCATTTTTTCTCGGATGAGTAACAATGCTGGCATTCAGAAAAACAAGGATTCATTTGATGCCCTCATTGAAGCATATTGCCAGGGTGCACAATTGGATTGTGCAGTGAAGGCATACATGGAGATGCGCAAGTCCAGGTTTAATCCAGATGAGCGCTCCCTTGAGGGAGTACTCAATGCCTACTGCATAGCAGGGGTCATAGATGAGAGCAAAGAGCAGTTTGAAGAACTTCAATCTAGTGTGACTGAGCCCAGCATCATTGCTTATTGCATGATGTTGTCACTATATGCTAGGAACGATAG GTGGACTGATGCATATGATCTGCTGGAAGAAATGAAAACAAATCGTACTAGCAATACACATCGAGTAATTGCTTCCCTTATCAAAGGGGAGTACGATGATAGCTCCAACTGGCAAATGGTTGAATATGCCCTGGAAAACAGTACATTGGAAGGCTGCCACTATAGTTTACGATTCTTTAATGCTCTCCTTGATGTGCTTTGGTGGTTTGGTCAGAAGGCTCGAGCTGCGAGAGTTCTGGATCAAGCTGTAAAATGTGGGCTCTTCCCTGAATTATTTCGTGACACCAAGCTGGTCTGGTCTGTAGATGTGCATAG GATGTCGGTTGGTGGAGCACTGGTGGCTGTGTCAGTATGGCTCAATAAGCTTTATGACAGACTAAAAGGAGGTGAAGATCTTCCCCCCTTGGCGTCTGTTGTTGTACT GAGGGGAGAAATGGAGAAAAGCACGATTACGAGAGGACTGCCAATTGCAAAAGTTCTGTACTCCTTTCTAAATGATACACTGTCAGCATCCTTCCATTATCCGAAATGGAATAAGGGGCGAATCATATGCCTGAAGTCCCAATTGAAAAAGCTGCAGTCAGCCACAGATTCGTCAAATGGATGTGCCATAGTTGGTTTTGTCCCCATGACAAACTTACAATTGCCGTCTCCCGGCTCTAAAATATATACTAGAGAGTCCCAATCTGATAACGGTACTGCCCATTTGCCTGACGAACCATTGGTAGAGGAAAAGGAGTCAGAGCTTCTTGCATTGTGA
- the LOC133915108 gene encoding dolichol-phosphate mannosyltransferase subunit 1-like isoform X2: protein MEAVAGGKRAYSIIVPTYNERLNVALIVYLIFKHLPDVSFEIIIVDDGSPDGTQDIVKQLQQVYGEDRVLLRARPRKLGLGTAYLHGLKHASGEFVVIMDADLSHHPKYLPSFIRKQKETGADIVTGTRYVKNGGVHGWNLMRKLTSRGANVLAQTLLQPGASDLTGSFSKGYVFQMEMIVRATRKGYHIEEVPITFVDRVFGVSKLGGSEIVEYLKGLVYLLLTT from the exons ATGGAGGCGGTGGCGGGCGGCAAACGCGCGTACAGCATCATCGTGCCCACCTACAACGAGCGCCTCAACGTCGCCCTCATCGTCTACCTCATCTTCAAGCACCTTCC GGATGTCAGCTTTGAGATCATTATTGTGGATGATGGTAGCCCAGATGGAACTCAAGACATTGTAAAACAATTGCAGCAAGTATATGGTGAAGATCGTGTT CTACTGCGAGCTAGGCCGAGGAAGCTAGGACTTG GTACCGCGTATTTACATGGGTTAAAGCATGCCTCCGGGgaatttgttgtcatcatggatGCGGACCTATCTCACCAT CCAAAGTACTTGCCAAGCTTCATTAG GAAGCAAAAGGAAACGGGCGCTGACATTGTAACTGGCACACGTTATGTTAAGAACGGTGGTGTCCATGGTTGGAATCTCATGCGCAAGCTGACTAGCAGGGGAGCAAATGTTCTTGCACAGACATTACTACAGCCTGGAGCTTCCGATTTGACTGGATCATTCAG CAAGGGCTATGTGTTCCAGATGGAGATGATTGTAAGGGCTACTAGGAAAGGCTATCACATTGAAGAG GTTCCAATAACTTTTGTCGACAGAGTCTTTGGGGTTTCAAAACTTGGTGGGTCTGAGATAGTTGAATATTTGAAAGGCCTCGTCTATCTGTTGCTCACGACTTAA
- the LOC133915111 gene encoding uncharacterized protein LOC133915111, with translation MADGDSAAVLGKLTELPASVEEKGPPIRGKALSGRTLNTAQIPLVASHPEVYEPCDDSFALVDALLSDKAQLLTLQPRLCMEVGCGSGYVITSLAIMLRQLGSGTQYLATDINQHAVETTQVTLEAHGVHADLIATDIVSGLEKHLAGMVDVVVVNPPYVPTPQEEIGCKGITSSWAGGLNGRQVIDRILPAVHEVLSERGWLYMIALEDNDPLDICHLMSEMGYASRVVLKRCTEEESLYVLKFWRDAHAGTNASPKSSGSESWFSQLPFRSLWHKSS, from the exons ATGGCGGACGGCGACAGTGCGGCGGTGCTGGGGAAGCTCACGGAGCTACCCGCGAGCGTAGAGGAGAAGGGGCCTCCCATCAGGGGCAAG GCTTTGTCAGGAAGGACATTAAACACCGCACAGATTCCGCTTGTCGCGAGCCATCCAGAGGTGTATGAGCCATGTGATGATTCCTTTGCCCTTGTTGATGCACTACTCTCAGATAAAGCACAACTTTTGACACTACAGCCGAGGTTATGTATGGAGGTGGGGTGTGGGAGTGGTTATGTCATCACCTCTCTTGCAATCATGCTCAGGCAATTGGGCTCTGGAACCCAGTACCTAGCAACTGACATCAACCAACATGCTGTCGAGACAACTCAAGTGACCCTTGAAGCCCATGGCGTGCACGCAGATCTGATTGCTACTGATATCGTGTCAGGTCTTGAAAAACATCTGGCTGGTATGGTTGATGTGGTAGTTGTTAATCCTCCTTATGTGCCAACACCTCAGGAAGAAATTGGGTGCAAGGGCATTACATCGTCTTGGGCTGGAGGGTTGAATGGGCGCCAAGTGATAGATAGGATTCTTCCTGCTGTGCATGAGGTGCTATCAGAAAGAGGGTGGCTGTACATGATAGCCCTAGAAGACAATGATCCTTTGGATATATGTCATTTGATGAGCGAGATGGGGTATGCATCACGTGTTGTCTTGAAGAGATGTACTGAGGAGGAGAGCCTTTATGTTCTCAAGTTTTGGCGAGATGCTCACGCTGGTACAAATGCTTCTCCTAAATCTTCAGGCTCTGAGTCGTGGTTTTCTCAGTTGCCTTTCAGATCCCTTTGGCACAAGAGTTCATAG
- the LOC133914060 gene encoding DIMBOA UDP-glucosyltransferase BX9-like, protein MTPPPAPTMAAESNGAAAVHGGHRRRHVLLFPLPFQGHINPMFRLAGVLHSRGFAITVFHTHFNAPDPARHPDYRFVPVPDGMSGPAPVAIEDVVVQISTLSVACEAPFRDRLAAVLEEYSRDAVACLVADTHLLPIVEVATRLSVPTLALRTGSAASFACFVAHPMLCEKGYLPVQESQRDTPVSELPPYRVRDLMYIGKDGQGVLCELLARAVAAVKSSSGLILNTFDALERQELMDIRRNLAVPVFDIGPLHKFSPAAESSLLRQDRSCLEWLDTQPPESVLYVSFGSLACMSLRDLVETAWGIAGSGVPFLWVVRPGLVRGCAHQLPEGFEVATRGRGMVVAWAPQEEVLRHRAVGGFWTHNGWNSTTESVCEGVPMLCRPYFGDQMGNARYVEHVWRVGFEVGGELERGSVEAAIRRLMADRGGAEMRARAGELKKATAECTGKGGSSCQAIDKLVMHMMSL, encoded by the exons ATGACGCCACCACCGGCACCAACCATGGCTGCAGAGAGCAACGGGGCCGCCGCCGTCCACGGAGGACATCGCCGTCGCCACGTGCTCCTGTTCCCGCTCCCGTTCCAGGGCCACATCAACCCCATGttccggctcgccggcgtgctCCACTCCCGCGGCTTCGCCATCACCGTCTTCCACACCCACTTCAACGCCCCGGACCCGGCGCGCCACCCGGACTACCGCTTCGTCCCCGTCCCTGACGGCATGTCTGGCCCGGCCCCGGTCGCCATCGAGGACGTCGTCGTTCAAATCTCCACTCTCAGCGTCGCGTGCGAGGCCCCCTTCCGGGACCGCTTAGCCGCGGTCCTGGAGGAGTACTCCAGGGACGCCGTCGCGTGCCTCGTCGCCGACACGCACCTGCTGCCGATTGTCGAGGTGGCCACGCGGCTCTCCGTGCCCACGCTCGCGCTGCGCACCGGCAGCGCCGCCTCCTTCGCATGCTTCGTCGCCCACCCGATGCTCTGCGAGAAAGGCTACCTCCCTGTGCAAG AGTCGCAGCGTGACACGCCGGTGAGCGAGCTGCCGCCGTACCGAGTGCGCGACCTGATGTACATCGGCAAGGACGGACAGGGCGTGCTGTGCGAGCTTCTGGCCCGCGCCGTGGCGGCCGTGAAGTCCTCCTCGGGCCTCATACTCAACACGTTCGACGCGCTCGAGCGCCAGGAGCTGATGGACATCCGGCGGAACCTCGCCGTGCCGGTTTTCGATATCGGCCCGCTCCACAAGTTCTCCCCCGCCGCCGAGAGCAGCCTGCTGCGCCAGGACCGGAGCTGCCTAGAATGGCTGGATACGCAGCCGCCGGAGTCGGTGCTGTACGTGAGCTTCGGCAGCCTGGCCTGCATGAGCCTGCGGGATCTGGTGGAGACGGCGTGGGGCATCGCCGGCAGCGGCGTGCCCTTCCTCTGGGTGGTCCGGCCGGGCCTGGTCCGCGGGTGCGCGCACCAGCTGCCGGAGGGGTTCGAGGTGGCGACGCGTGGGCGCGGGATGGTGGTGGCGTGGGCGCCGCAGGAGGAGGTGCTGCGCCACCGCGCCGTGGGCGGGTTCTGGACGCACAACGGGTGGAACTCGACGACGGAGAGCGTCTGCGAAGGGGTGCCGATGCTGTGCCGCCCGTACTTCGGCGACCAGATGGGGAACGCGAGGTACGTGGAGCACGTGTGGAGGGTGGGGTTCGAGGTGGGCGGCGAGCTCGAGAGGGGCAGCGTGGAGGCGGCCATCCGGCGGCTCATGGCGGACAGGGGCGGAGCCGAGATGAGGGCGAGGGCCGGCGAGCTGAAGAAGGCAACGGCGGAGTGCACCGGCAAGGGCGGATCCTCGTGCCAGGCCATTGATAAGCTGGTCATGCACATGATGTCCCTGTAA